The Bubalus bubalis isolate 160015118507 breed Murrah chromosome 16, NDDB_SH_1, whole genome shotgun sequence genome window below encodes:
- the LOC112579447 gene encoding olfactory receptor 51F2-like gives MPSFNQSIFHPTVFFLTGIPGFETYHAWIFIPFCCLYVIAISGNGMILFIIITESSLHEPMYYLLSMLSFSDLGLCLSTLVTMVGISNTREISFDVCIGQMFFIHGFALMESSVLLAMAFDRYIAICNPLRYATILTNSRIIKVGFAIVVRVTTVVVPLLLLLKRQSFCGSHVLHHSYCFHPDVMKLSCTDTRINSAFGLAIVISTTALDSVLILLSYVLIICSVLNIASSEEQKKAFGTCVSHTSAVAIFYIPTISLSLVPRFGKHAPPLVHTLIANIYLLILPVMNPIIYSVKTKQIRKAMVKIFLSKLI, from the coding sequence ATGCCATCGTTCAATCAGAGCATTTTCCACCCTACAGTCTTCTTTCTTACTGGCATCCCTGGTTTTGAAACCTACCATGCCTGGATTTTCATCCCATTCTGTTGTCTCTATGTCATTGCTATCTCAGGGAATGGAATGATCTTGTTCATCATCATCACTGAGTCAAGCCTTCATGAGCCCATGTACTATCTCCTCTCCATGCTATCCTTCTCGGACCTAGGACTATGCCTTTCCACATTGGTCACCATGGTGGGTATTTCCAACACTCGAGAAATCAGCTTTGATGTCTGCATCGGCCAAATGTTCTTCATCCATGGTTTTGCCTTAATGGAGTCCTCGGTACTCCTTGCAATGGCCTTTGATCGCTACATTGCCATCTGTAACCCACTGAGATACGCCACAATCTTAACTAATTCAAGGATCATCAAAGTGGGCTTTGCCATTGTTGTTAGGGTGACAACAGTTGTAGTGCCTTTACTCCTGCTCCTTAAGCGTCAGTCCTTCTGTGGAAGTCATGTTCTGCACCATTCATATTGCTTCCACCCTGATGTGATGAAGCTTTCGTGCACAGACACCAGGATCAACAGTGCATTTGGTCTGGCCATTGTCATCTCTACCACTGCCTTGGACTCTGTCTTGATCCTCCTCTCCTATGTCCTGATCATCTGCTCCGTGCTCAACATTGCCTCCTCAGAGGAGCAGAAAAAGGCCTTTGGAACTTGTGTATCCCACACAAGTGCCGTTGCCATCTTCTACATCCCCACGATCAGCTTGTCACTGGTGCCTAGATTTGGGAAGCACGCCCCTCCCCTTGTGCATACTCTCATTGCCAACATTTATCTGCTCATCCTTCCTGTAATGAATCCCATAATCTACAGTGTGAAGACAAAGCAAATTCGCAAGGCCATGgtcaaaatatttctttccaaGCTAATTTAG